One genomic region from Solwaraspora sp. WMMD792 encodes:
- a CDS encoding MFS transporter — protein sequence MTLTGGRAHRIYSVVVFIVLASLDNVAIGLVPPLYGSIADTYAVPEGAIGAVTAATFLVSAIAAVGWAYVGDHGNRKPLLMAGTVIWGLGAAGTALAGSYPLFFAAQLVAAVGLGAVASVGFSVVSDLITPARRGLVMSFWGLSQGVGTLAGTLLGGLLGHADWRRPFLVLAAAGLAATVAYLFTVDVRRGQSQPELADRFAAGGEYEHRISRADLPTIARRRTNIWLVAQGLTAQVAFGSLVWLPALFRARAEEQGYTAGTAIIVGSVFATLFQLGGALSIVGGLVGDRLQRRTPRGRALVAAVGILAAVPFYLVLFFVPMRIDVPDGAGAGAVTAAVLGGVFTEPTIGLSFLTALLALALTSANSPNWFALIADVNPPEHRGTVYSLGNLVNGVGRATGNALLPVALRAVGGVVPPPLNYAVGLAVFQLFFIPTGIMYWLASRSAPGDIADVHTLLSERAAGPRR from the coding sequence ATGACGCTGACCGGTGGGCGGGCGCACCGCATCTACAGCGTCGTCGTGTTCATCGTGCTCGCCTCGCTGGACAACGTGGCGATCGGCCTGGTCCCGCCGCTGTACGGCAGCATCGCCGACACGTACGCCGTACCGGAAGGGGCGATCGGCGCGGTCACCGCCGCGACCTTCCTGGTCAGCGCGATCGCCGCAGTCGGCTGGGCGTACGTCGGCGACCACGGCAACCGCAAACCGCTGCTGATGGCCGGTACGGTGATCTGGGGCCTCGGCGCGGCCGGTACCGCCCTCGCCGGCAGCTACCCGCTGTTCTTCGCCGCGCAGCTGGTCGCCGCCGTCGGGCTCGGCGCGGTCGCCTCGGTCGGGTTTTCCGTGGTCAGTGATCTGATCACCCCGGCCCGACGGGGTCTGGTGATGAGCTTCTGGGGGCTGTCGCAGGGCGTCGGCACGCTGGCCGGCACCCTGCTCGGTGGGCTGCTCGGGCACGCCGACTGGCGGCGGCCGTTCCTGGTGCTCGCCGCCGCCGGGCTGGCAGCCACGGTGGCGTACCTGTTCACCGTCGACGTGCGGCGCGGGCAGAGCCAGCCGGAGCTGGCCGACCGGTTCGCCGCCGGCGGCGAGTACGAGCACCGGATCAGCCGGGCCGACCTGCCGACGATCGCCCGGCGGCGGACCAACATCTGGCTGGTGGCGCAGGGGCTCACCGCGCAGGTCGCGTTCGGCTCGCTGGTGTGGCTGCCGGCGCTGTTCCGGGCCCGCGCCGAGGAGCAGGGCTACACCGCCGGTACGGCGATCATCGTCGGCAGCGTCTTCGCCACCCTGTTCCAGCTCGGCGGGGCGCTGTCGATCGTCGGTGGGCTGGTCGGCGACCGGCTGCAACGGCGTACCCCCCGGGGCCGGGCCCTGGTCGCGGCCGTCGGCATCCTCGCCGCGGTGCCGTTCTACCTGGTGTTGTTCTTCGTGCCGATGCGCATCGACGTGCCGGACGGCGCGGGTGCCGGTGCGGTGACCGCCGCCGTGCTGGGCGGCGTGTTCACCGAGCCGACGATCGGGCTGAGCTTCCTCACCGCGCTGCTCGCCCTGGCGTTGACCTCGGCGAACTCGCCGAACTGGTTCGCGTTGATCGCCGACGTCAACCCGCCGGAGCACCGGGGCACCGTCTACAGCCTCGGCAACCTGGTCAACGGGGTGGGGCGGGCGACCGGCAACGCGCTGCTGCCGGTCGCCCTGCGGGCGGTCGGCGGCGTCGTCCCACCGCCGTTGAACTACGCCGTCGGCCTGGCCGTGTTCCAGCTGTTCTTCATCCCGACCGGGATCATGTACTGGCTGGCGTCCCGGTCGGCGCCGGGCGACATCGCCGACGTGCACACCCTGCTCAGCGAACGCGCTGCCGGGCCCAGACGGTGA
- a CDS encoding DUF2306 domain-containing protein, with product MSDTAVVASPPVRTNRGRPVRRSRTGWTAVLLTSLAIGGFSLYTYASADLRALADDGAGLAGTYVDAPLPVRVAFFVHVALGSLALLLGPWQFSQRLRRRWPAAHRSVGMAYLLTVSVAAVSALVMLPFNQARMVGFFGFGAVALLWAFTAWRGFDTARRRDLRQHQAWMIRNYALTFAAVTLRSWVGVLIVVQLPSAGPDADPDLLFETAYAAVPFLSWLPNVIVAEWLIRRRGLPSYRLVDRSPDQGAPCTNAEIVQRLKARNRSAGPLTSEIVEAVQNSRR from the coding sequence ATGAGCGACACGGCAGTGGTGGCGTCACCACCGGTGCGGACGAACAGGGGTAGACCGGTGCGGCGGTCCCGTACCGGCTGGACGGCGGTGCTGTTGACCTCGCTCGCAATCGGCGGGTTCTCGTTGTACACCTACGCCAGCGCCGACCTGCGCGCCCTCGCCGACGACGGTGCCGGGCTGGCCGGCACCTACGTGGACGCGCCGCTGCCGGTCCGGGTGGCGTTCTTCGTCCACGTCGCCCTCGGGTCGCTCGCGCTGCTGCTCGGGCCGTGGCAGTTCTCCCAGCGGCTGCGCCGCCGCTGGCCGGCGGCCCACCGCTCGGTCGGCATGGCGTACCTGCTCACCGTCAGCGTTGCGGCGGTGAGCGCACTGGTGATGCTGCCGTTCAACCAGGCCCGGATGGTCGGCTTCTTCGGGTTCGGCGCAGTCGCGCTGCTCTGGGCATTCACGGCGTGGCGCGGCTTCGACACCGCGCGGCGGCGGGACCTGCGCCAGCATCAGGCCTGGATGATTCGCAACTACGCGTTGACGTTCGCCGCTGTCACCCTGCGCTCGTGGGTCGGTGTCCTCATCGTGGTCCAGTTGCCGTCCGCCGGGCCGGACGCGGATCCGGACCTGCTGTTCGAGACCGCCTACGCCGCCGTGCCGTTCCTGTCCTGGTTGCCCAACGTGATCGTCGCCGAATGGCTGATCCGCCGACGCGGGCTGCCCTCCTACCGGCTCGTCGACCGGTCCCCGGACCAGGGCGCGCCCTGCACGAATGCCGAGATCGTCCAGAGGCTCAAGGCCCGGAACAGATCTGCTGGTCCACTGACGTCTGAGATCGTCGAGGCAGTGCAGAACAGCCGGCGATGA
- a CDS encoding alpha-amylase family glycosyl hydrolase: MNTPSTRTRDGAGNRTGTDWWREAVIYQIYPRSFADSDGDGIGDLPGVVARLDDLVALGVDAIWLSPFYPSPQADAGYDVADYRDVDPIFGRLADADRLIAEAHDRGLRVIVDLVPNHTSSAHPWFVEALGAEPGSPARDRYIFRDGRGPNGEQPPNSWRSVFGGPAWTRTDNPDGTPGQWYLHLFDAGQPDLNWDSTQVRDEFVAILRFWLDRGVDGFRVDVAHGLVKQADLADWHYPEETTSGDHVDQPRPPMWDQDGVHDIYRQWRSVLDEHPGEQILVAEAWVQPAERLAAYVRPDEMHQAFNFEYLEAAWTSEAQRTVIERSLAATDKVGAPTTWVLSNHDVLRHATRLALPIGAARPRGIGANDPQPDTALGLRRARAATLLMLALPGSAYLYQGEELGLPEHTTLPDEVRQDPTWRRTDHTERGRDGCRVPIPWEADSPSYGFGPTDASWLPQPPVWAEYALDRQRDVPGSTYELYRTALRLRRELGLGAGRLRWLESPEDVLAYCADEVTVVTNFGAEPVSLPPGTEPLIASGPLNGSGRVPTDVTVWARQRVR; this comes from the coding sequence GTGAACACGCCATCGACCCGTACCCGTGACGGTGCCGGGAACCGTACCGGCACCGACTGGTGGCGGGAGGCGGTCATCTACCAGATCTACCCCCGGTCGTTCGCCGACTCCGACGGCGACGGCATCGGTGACCTGCCCGGCGTCGTCGCCCGGCTGGACGATCTCGTCGCCCTCGGCGTCGACGCGATCTGGCTGTCACCGTTCTACCCGTCGCCGCAGGCCGACGCCGGCTACGACGTGGCCGACTACCGCGACGTCGACCCGATCTTCGGCCGGCTCGCCGACGCCGACCGGCTGATCGCCGAGGCCCACGACCGGGGGCTGCGGGTGATCGTCGACCTGGTACCGAACCACACCTCGTCGGCACACCCCTGGTTCGTCGAGGCGCTCGGCGCCGAGCCGGGCAGCCCGGCCCGGGACCGGTACATCTTCCGCGACGGCCGCGGCCCGAACGGGGAACAGCCGCCGAACAGCTGGCGGTCCGTCTTCGGCGGCCCGGCCTGGACCAGGACCGACAACCCGGACGGTACGCCGGGCCAGTGGTACCTGCACCTGTTCGACGCCGGCCAGCCCGACCTCAACTGGGACTCCACGCAGGTCCGCGACGAGTTCGTGGCCATCCTGCGGTTCTGGCTGGACCGGGGCGTCGACGGCTTCCGGGTCGACGTGGCGCACGGCCTGGTCAAGCAGGCCGACCTGGCCGACTGGCACTACCCGGAGGAAACCACCTCCGGCGACCACGTCGACCAGCCCCGCCCGCCGATGTGGGACCAGGACGGCGTACACGACATCTACCGGCAGTGGCGGTCGGTGCTGGACGAGCACCCCGGGGAGCAGATCCTGGTCGCCGAGGCGTGGGTGCAGCCGGCGGAGCGGCTCGCCGCGTACGTCCGACCGGACGAGATGCACCAGGCGTTCAACTTCGAGTACCTGGAGGCGGCGTGGACCTCCGAGGCGCAGCGTACGGTGATCGAACGCTCGTTGGCCGCCACCGACAAGGTCGGCGCGCCCACCACCTGGGTGTTGTCCAACCATGATGTGCTGCGCCACGCCACCCGGCTGGCGCTGCCGATCGGCGCGGCCCGGCCGCGCGGCATCGGCGCGAACGACCCGCAGCCGGACACCGCGCTGGGGCTGCGCCGGGCCCGCGCCGCCACCCTGCTGATGCTGGCGCTGCCCGGCTCGGCCTACCTCTACCAGGGTGAGGAGCTGGGTCTGCCGGAGCACACCACGCTGCCGGACGAGGTCCGGCAGGACCCGACCTGGCGGCGCACCGACCACACCGAGCGGGGTCGGGACGGCTGCCGGGTGCCGATCCCGTGGGAGGCGGACAGCCCGTCGTACGGGTTCGGGCCGACCGACGCCAGCTGGCTGCCGCAGCCGCCGGTGTGGGCCGAGTACGCCCTCGACCGGCAGCGCGACGTGCCGGGGTCGACCTACGAGCTGTACCGGACGGCGCTGCGACTGCGCCGCGAGCTGGGGCTCGGCGCCGGCCGGCTGCGGTGGCTGGAGTCGCCGGAGGACGTACTCGCCTACTGCGCCGACGAGGTGACCGTGGTGACGAACTTCGGTGCCGAACCGGTGTCGCTGCCGCCGGGCACCGAGCCGCTGATCGCCAGCGGTCCGCTGAACGGCAGCGGGCGGGTGCCGACCGACGTCACCGTCTGGGCCCGGCAGCGCGTTCGCTGA
- a CDS encoding TetR/AcrR family transcriptional regulator, which translates to MAAGATRRTYHHGALRDALLAGARELLAERGAEGFSLNELARRVGVSSAAPYRHFTDREALLSALRDEGYDAFGAAQRAAAAQATDPADRIIRLVAAYLRFAEENSAIFGMMFRYWSWAEVRPDTFAPLVDAVTEAQEASFLPAGQSATALARTIWCTVHGLTTLRLTGGLKKLGLDAPSDQLIRDTFAAILRDPAG; encoded by the coding sequence ATGGCAGCTGGGGCCACTCGCCGGACGTACCACCACGGAGCGCTACGCGATGCGCTGCTCGCCGGTGCCCGAGAGCTGCTGGCCGAACGCGGCGCGGAGGGCTTCAGCCTCAATGAGCTGGCCCGGCGGGTCGGCGTCAGCTCCGCAGCGCCGTACCGGCACTTCACCGACCGCGAGGCGCTGCTGTCCGCGCTGCGTGACGAGGGGTACGACGCGTTCGGTGCTGCCCAGCGCGCCGCCGCCGCGCAGGCAACCGACCCCGCCGACCGCATCATCCGCCTGGTCGCCGCGTACCTGCGCTTCGCCGAGGAGAACAGCGCAATCTTCGGCATGATGTTCCGGTACTGGTCGTGGGCCGAGGTACGGCCTGACACCTTCGCGCCCCTGGTCGACGCGGTGACCGAGGCGCAGGAGGCGAGTTTCCTGCCCGCCGGTCAGTCCGCCACCGCTCTGGCCCGCACCATCTGGTGCACCGTCCACGGCCTGACGACCTTGCGTCTCACCGGTGGCCTGAAGAAACTCGGCCTGGACGCCCCGTCGGACCAGCTGATCAGAGACACGTTCGCGGCGATCCTGCGCGACCCGGCCGGCTGA